In uncultured Fusobacterium sp., the genomic stretch AAAAAATCTTTACTATTCATTCCATACTCTTTTGCTAACTCATGTACTCTTTTTTTCATTTTACAGATACCTCCTAAATTTTAGGCTAATCTATGAGTCCACGGGCCATCTTCTTACTTTTTACAGCAATTACACTGACTTCTCCTTTTCCAAAAATTTCACCAAGCTGATTTTTATTACCAAAATACACAAAATTTATACCTAACTCTTTTGCTTTTGCTAGAAGTTTTCTCTCATTCTTTTCACTTATATCTTCTGCAAGAACTAAAAAATGTGTATGCTCAATCTCCTCTAAAACCATATTCATTCCAAAAGATAAAGCCTGTGAGTTCTTCATTGCCTTCAAAATATTTAAATAGTCCTTTTCACCTTTTTTTAGTTGATTTAACATTTTCATTAAATCATCTGTACTCATTTTGATTTTTTTATGCTTAGCTAATCTTTTTAAACATTCATGAGATTTACATACATAGTATCCACGACTCTGAGCTCTTTGCTTTTCATCATAACTATACTTGTCTTCTCCTACTTCCACTAATCTAAAAAGATCTTTTTTTTCTTTTTTTTCTTTGCATATTAAACAAGTTCTTTCATGAACAATTGTGTTTTCCAATTTATTCTACCTCTTCAACACTACTTGCAGTTTTAATATCTACTCTCATTCCTGTTAATTTTGCTGCAAGTCTTGCATTTTGTCCATTTTTACCTATTGCTAAAGATAGTTGTGAGTTGTCTACAATAACTCTTGCTGTATTTTCTTCTTCTACAACTTCTACACTTACAACTTTTGCTGGACTTAAAACTGCTGAAACAAACTCTTCTACAGATTCTTTCCAGATAACTATATCAATCTTTTCTCCATTTAATTCATTAACTATATTTTTTATTCTTAATCCTTTTTGTCCAATACATGCTCCAACAGTATCAATATTAGGATCAGCTGAATAAACTGCAACTTTAGCTCTTGAACCAGCTTCTCTTGCAACTGCTTTTATCTCTATAAGTCCAGATGTGATTTCTGGAATTTCTAATTCAAATAGTTTTCTTAATAATCCTTCATGTTTTCTTGAAATAACTATTTTTGGGAATTTATTTGTTTTTTCTACTTCTGCTAAATATACTTTTAATCTTTCTCCCACTCTATAAGTATCTGCTGGAGATTGTTCAACTGGCGGAAGAATAGCTTCTATTCCATCAAATTCAATAAATACATTTCTTCTTTCATCTATTCTTCTTATAATTCCATTTATAATATCATGTTCTTTTACTTTAAATCTGTCATAAACATATTCTCTCTCAGCTTCTCTTACTTTTTGAATAACTATTTGTTTTCCATTTTGAATAGCATTTCTTCTAAATTCTTCACAATTTACTTCTATTCTGATAACGTCTCCAATTTTTACTCTCTTTTTAATTTCTAGAGCATCATCATAACCAATTTCAATAGCTGCATCATAAAGATCTTCAGTTGGAACAACTGTTTTTACTTCATAAATTTTTACATCTCCAGTTTCTCTATCGATCTCTACTTCTACATTTTCTTCTTCACCATAGTTTTTCTTATAAGCTGCTAATAAAGCTTGTTCTACAGTCAAAAGAAGATTCTCTTTACTTATTCCTTTTTCCTTCTCTAACTCTTCCAAAGCCTCTAAAAATATTTTAGCGTCTTTACCTTTCATTATTTACCCTCCTAAAAATATCTTTTAAAACTCATCAAATTCATAAACAAGATTTGCTTTTCTTATTTCTGAAAAAGGAATCTTTAAAATATTATCTTCTGTGATCTCTAAAGATATTATATCTTCTTGACACTCAACTATGATTCCTTCAAAATTTTTATTTTCTTCAATTTTATGTTT encodes the following:
- a CDS encoding DUF448 domain-containing protein, which codes for MENTIVHERTCLICKEKKEKKDLFRLVEVGEDKYSYDEKQRAQSRGYYVCKSHECLKRLAKHKKIKMSTDDLMKMLNQLKKGEKDYLNILKAMKNSQALSFGMNMVLEEIEHTHFLVLAEDISEKNERKLLAKAKELGINFVYFGNKNQLGEIFGKGEVSVIAVKSKKMARGLID
- the nusA gene encoding transcription termination factor NusA; this encodes MKGKDAKIFLEALEELEKEKGISKENLLLTVEQALLAAYKKNYGEEENVEVEIDRETGDVKIYEVKTVVPTEDLYDAAIEIGYDDALEIKKRVKIGDVIRIEVNCEEFRRNAIQNGKQIVIQKVREAEREYVYDRFKVKEHDIINGIIRRIDERRNVFIEFDGIEAILPPVEQSPADTYRVGERLKVYLAEVEKTNKFPKIVISRKHEGLLRKLFELEIPEITSGLIEIKAVAREAGSRAKVAVYSADPNIDTVGACIGQKGLRIKNIVNELNGEKIDIVIWKESVEEFVSAVLSPAKVVSVEVVEEENTARVIVDNSQLSLAIGKNGQNARLAAKLTGMRVDIKTASSVEEVE